AGTGAGACAGCCATAGGCAGAGGGGTGAGAGATAGGGCTCCTGCTCACTGCAAGTTCAGGctctgtcccttccctgcctCATGCCCTGGGGCTCCTCTGTGGGCCCTGGGCCACACTCTGCTCTCTCACCTGGCCCCATGGGCTCTCCCACCCTCAGAAGATGGACTACTTCTGTGCTTCAGCCGTCATCCTGCAttctgtttacctgtgctgtgtCAGGTGAGCACCTGGGgctaggggcagagaggggaCTGCACATGTCCTCACATCTCCACAGGCCCCACCTGGGTGGGGGAGGACACCTGAGAGAGGTGGACCTGGCTTCTCTGGGAGCTGTGGCCTTTGGTTTCTCTGAAACAGCCAGCTTGGTGGGAGAGGGACAGGGCAGTGGCTTCTGAGAGCCCTCAACCCTCTGGGCTAGGAAACAGTTGAGGGGACACAGCTCCGAGGACAGCCAGCTGCTCTCTGAGCTGTTCTGGGTGGCTGGACAGGACCGTGGGACTGCAGCACCCAACCGTGGCCAGTGCCTTCGgtgccctgctgctgctgctgctgacaggaCACATCTCCTACCTGAGCCTTGTCCATTTCGACTACGGCTACAATATGATGGCCAACGTGGCTATAGGTGAGCTCCCTCGGAGAGCCGTGGCTGGGCATGGGGGGTggattcttggggggggggaagctgcgatgggaggctggggctggggagagtcGGGGGGAAGGCAGCTCGAATCCAGAGGGAGATCCAGTGAGGACACCGCTCCTGTCCCTGCCCCCCAGGCCTGGTGAATCTGGCGTGGTGGCTGGTCTGGTGCCTACGGAACCACCGGCGCCTACCTCACACCCGCAggtgtatggtggtggtggtgctgctgcagGGGCTGTCCCTGCTGGAGCTGCTCGACTTCCCGCCCCTCTTCTGGGTTCTGGATGCTCACGCCATCTGGCACATCAGCACCATCCCCGTCCACACCCTCTTCTTCAGGTCAGTGCTCCGCCCAGCCTCaggttttcctttctctgcccttccttGCCTGCTCCCCCTCCTACTTGCCTGCTGTCCCCCCCCCACCGTCTGGGACGTTCTCTGACCTGGGTGTCTGCCTCAGTGGGCTCATCTCTCCACCCACAGGTTTCTGGAGGACGACAGCCTGTACCTACTGAAGGAATCTGAAGCTATGTTCAAGCTGGACTAGAGAGGCCAGGAGGGAGCGGCTCTGCCTCGTCCCCGAGgcttttcccttctccccctgAGAGGAatggtttttctccttttagcTTCTTGAACTTGACCATGTGGGGTTCGGACCTGAAAGCCTGTAGCTACCTGGCCATTGCTGGCCCTCACGTGGAACCTGTCTTGGGAGCTCCCACCTCACGTCTGGGACAGGGAAGAGGCAGCTATCCCGTACCTGGGGCTAAACTGAGACCGTGTTTTGAGGTCTACAGAGAGGACTGCTTTTGTGTCCTCAACCTCCGCCCCCCTTTCCACCTCACTCGTCCCCATAGCACCACCCTGAGTACCTCCACTTGCCCCCAAAACCACACCCGCAGGCCTTCGGGTACACTGGGATCTCTTTTTGTCAGGGCACCACTAGGTGGCACTGGATGCCTGCTCTTCAGCTGCCCAAGTTTCTCTCTGGGTCTGAGGAACTGGGCTGCTGCCGGGAGGACTAAGGGTTTCTGCCCTGCCTCCTGCAACCTGCAAGTCTCGACTTCAGGGCCAGGACCCCAGAAAGCTCAGGATGAGAACCCAGTCTGCTGTTCTGGTTGGGAGTGGGCACATTGACACATAGAGGGATATGGGCCAAGCCAGGAGCAGGCGACCAGATAGTCGGTGAGCTGGGGGATTGTGGGCCTTCACTTAGAGTGTACAGCGTGGGTGTGTGTTCAGGGGGCGGGTGATTTGGGGAAGGTATGTGTAAGAGACGAACATGCACGGAACATGCTggtaggaggctgaagcagaacaGGGGGGTCAAGTCATCATCAACAGTCACTTGAGCTCCAAGTCAGCCCCAGGCCCCAAGGCCATCCTGCTGCTAGTATCTGCACATGACTTTAGGATGCTGGATGTGGGTGCCCGCCCGTGCCCTTTGTACCCCACATAAATCACACACCTCCCCCCACATGTCTTGAGAGCACCTTGAGAACTAGCccctggaaggcagagagaggggaagagtgcCCCGCCTCCTATTCCTTTATCTTGGGATGGTGGATCTCCCACCTCAGTTCCCTGCTATAGAACTTTGTCAGAGCCGGACTCTCCCGGGGCAATCTCAGGGCAAGCAGAACCCATCCAGCCTGCATCCTGCACCAGCCCGGTCAGGAaggctgcctgcccctgccctctgctCCCCTTTGTGGGGGAGGACAGCTATGCCAGGGCTCTAGCTCAGGTACTTGGGCAGCCTAttagggttttggttttgttgttttttactaAGAACAATTTTAAGGCCAGAGGCAGGAAAGGACAGATTTAATAAAGCAATtcctgggtgttggggatttagctcagtggtagagcgcttgcctagcaagtgcaaggccctgggttcggtccccagctccgaaaaaaagaaaaaaaaataaagcaattcctGGCCTCACGCACCCTGACTCTGCCCCTCTCTGTGTATAAGGTGggctggagggaaggaggcaTCACTGGCCAATGGCTGATCTCTATCCGGGCACGTGAGAGTGAGGGTGGTAGGGACCAGGCATGGAGCCAAGTAGAGCCCAAGGCCAGCGGAGGGCCGGGGCcggggttggggctggggctggcacTGGCTTTTGCCTTCTTGGGTCTCAGCCTGTATTTGCGTCTGGACCTTAACACCTTCCACCTCTTCACTTCAGCCCTCGGATCTCCAGCCCTGACTCTTATTCAGGCTCTCCGAGCTTCACCTGGGGGCAAGCTGGTGGCACCCGCTACCCAGCTGAGGCTGGGTGACTAGCCGCGAGAACCACACAAGCGCCCGGCACGTGCCGTGTGGCCTTcctggggaggggagaatgggtgGCACAGAAAGCAGCCTTCAGGGAAGCTTCTAgggcaaaaagaaaaagctagGATTGGTTCCTCCTAAGCCTCGGAGACCTTTTCCTATTCCTGCGTCTAGGAGAGTCACAAACAGCACAGACATGGCAGGGGACTGTTACTTTATTAGGTGCCACTTTGGGTGATAAGGAGTTAGGGAGGCAAATGGAGCCTCACACCTGCACCTCCATTTTCTGGGCCCAGGCAAAGAAGATACCCTTGACGTCATCCACACCCGTGCGGAGGTGGGCAGGCATGACGTAGGTGCGAAGGTCTCGGACCTCGTAACCACCACAGACCAGGgcctccctcacctcctcctctgaCACTGGAACCACAGACAGCCTGGCCTCCCCAGCAAGGTACCACGACTCCTCCAGGGCCCCGATGAGGAGGAGATGACCCCCGGGCCTCAGCAGCGTCGTGATATGATACAAAGCCTGCCGGAAGCTTGGGAGATCCGGGCTCACAGCCtccaggcagaaggcagagaccaAGGCGTCAGCAGGCAGGGGTGCCAGGCCCGAAGCTCCCAGGGGCTGGGGCTTGTGCACATCAATGGGCAAGACTCGCTTCACCCTCGCTCGGAGCTGGCGTTCTTTCTCCTGCCAGGACTCACTGTACAGGGGGCACAAG
The genomic region above belongs to Rattus rattus isolate New Zealand chromosome 9, Rrattus_CSIRO_v1, whole genome shotgun sequence and contains:
- the Pgap3 gene encoding post-GPI attachment to proteins factor 3: MARRTVPLLLLTLAVGLAGSSQGDREPVYRDCVLRCEERNCSGDALKHFRSRQPIYMSLAGWTCRDDCKYECMWLTVGLYLQEGYRVPQFHGKWPFSRFLFIQEPASALASLLNGLASLVMLCRYRASVPASSPMYHTCMAFAWVSLNAWFWSTVFHTRDTDLTEKMDYFCASAVILHSVYLCCVRTVGLQHPTVASAFGALLLLLLTGHISYLSLVHFDYGYNMMANVAIGLVNLAWWLVWCLRNHRRLPHTRRCMVVVVLLQGLSLLELLDFPPLFWVLDAHAIWHISTIPVHTLFFRSVLRPASGFPFSALPCLLPLLLACCPPPTVWDVL
- the Pnmt gene encoding phenylethanolamine N-methyltransferase gives rise to the protein MDRGSDRKHTAGMDSDSDPGQAEVALAYQRFEPRAYLRNNYAPPRGDLSNPDGVGPWKLRCMAQVFATGEVSGQVLIDIGSGPTIYQLLSACAHFEDITMTDFLEVNRQELGLWLREEPGAFDWSVYSQHVCLIEDKGESWQEKERQLRARVKRVLPIDVHKPQPLGASGLAPLPADALVSAFCLEAVSPDLPSFRQALYHITTLLRPGGHLLLIGALEESWYLAGEARLSVVPVSEEEVREALVCGGYEVRDLRTYVMPAHLRTGVDDVKGIFFAWAQKMEVQV